A region from the Triticum aestivum cultivar Chinese Spring chromosome 3D, IWGSC CS RefSeq v2.1, whole genome shotgun sequence genome encodes:
- the LOC123080148 gene encoding bidirectional sugar transporter SWEET1a, which yields MEHIARFFFGVSGNVIALFLFLSPVVTFWRIIKRKSTEDFSGVPYNMTLLNCLLSAWYGLPFVSPNNILVTTINGAGSVIEAIYVVIFLIFAERKAKIRMLGLLSVVTTIFATVVLVSLLALHGKARTVFCGLAATVFSICMYASPLSIMRLVIKTKSVEYMPFLLSLSVFLCGTSWFIYGLLGLDPFIYIPNGCGSFLGLMQLILYAIYRKNKGPAAGAVPAGKGEDAGDEADEVEDAKKAAAAVEMGEAKIKVNDDTAVVDKVAAQV from the exons ATGGAGCATATCGCGAGGTTCTTCTTCGGGGTCTCAG GCAATGTTATCGCTCTGTTCCTCTTCCTGTCGCCGGT CGTCACCTTCTGGAGGATCATCAAGAGGAAGTCGACGGAGGACTTCTCCGGCGTGCCATACAACATGACGCTGCTCAACTGCCTCCTATCCGCATG GTACGGGCTGCCGTTCGTGTCCCCGAACAACATCCTGGTGACGACGATCAACGGCGCGGGGTCGGTGATCGAGGCAATCTACGTGGTCATCTTCCTCATCTTCGCGGAGCGCAAGGCCAAGATCCGGATGCTGGGCCTCCTCAGCGTGGTCACCACCATCTTCGCCACGGTGGTGCTGGTGTCGCTGCTGGCGCTGCACGGCAAGGCTCGCACGGTCTTCTGcggcctcgccgccaccgtcttcTCCATCTGCATGTACGCCTCGCCGCTCTCCATCATg AGGTTGGTGATCAAGACCAAGAGCGTGGAGTACATGCCGTTCCTGCTGTCGCTCTCCGTGTTCCTCTGCGGCACCTCCTGGTTCATCTACGGCCTGCTCGGCCTCGACCCCTTCATCTAC ATCCCCAACGGGTGCGGGAGCTTCCTGGGCCTGATGCAGCTCATCCTCTACGCCATCTACCGGAAGAACAAGGGCCCCGCTGCCGGCGCCGTGCCGGCCGGCAAGGGGGaggacgccggcgacgaggccgaCGAGGTGGAGGACGCCAAGAAGGCGGCCGCGGCGGTGGAGATGGGCGAGGCAAAGATCAAGGTCAATGACGACACCGCCGTCGTCGACAAGGTCGCCGCCCAGGTGTAG
- the LOC123080147 gene encoding 5' exonuclease Apollo, which translates to MPIEMPRGLPFAVDTWGPSSRRRRHRFLTHAHRDHLVGAGAGADPGGGALYATRLTLSLALRHFPQLDQGEFVEVEVGRTFKVDDPAGAFSVTAYDANHCPGAVMFLFEGEFGSILHTGDCRLTPDCAQNLPLKYIAKKGKENVCRLDFVFLDCTFSKCFLKLPSKELAIQQVIACIWKHPDAPFVYLACDLLGHEEILVEVSRTFGSKIYVDTRRNSDCFKALSLTAPEIITDDPSCRFQIVGFHHLYDNASKKLEGARASLQPEPLFIRPSTQWYACGRNQKPSLTEAQQDDFGIWHVCFSIHSSRDELEQAMQLLQPQWVISTTPPCFAMELSYVKKHCFKTRLTTNDPLWKIFRDPLQKSVTSPSSVLASCTQPDEDLSTFVDDDHPTSASEECTDFDVSTLELQFVPSPPVEEPDITLFGRARFGSQAIDIMKEELCHQYIAAAEQTRFCAPEDLLHDSSKNVETYSAMDLITKQAPASQQDCVEAGDVAPSCQCAEAGDVAPSCQGKASPTLPEAFAVQPLPTVQHNISVVPDQPEKSDIIIEPISISTTESSSLRMVKNAEVTDCQTDHLCVIGSSKSLHASLKRLYRSRNVPVPHPLPSLVGLLESTKRVKRRPGSDYSSLNSRHSLP; encoded by the exons ATGCCGATAGAGATGCCGCGGGGGCTCCCCTTCGCCGTGGACACGTGGGgcccctcctcccgccgccggcgccaccgctTCCTCACCCACGCGCACCGGGACCACCtcgtcggcgccggcgccggggcCGACCCCGGAGGAGGCGCCCTCTACGCCACCCGCCTCACCCTGTCCCTCGCCCTCCGCCACTTTCCCCAG CTGGACCAGGGGGAGTTCGTGGAGGTCGAGGTGGGGAGGACGTTCAAGGTGGATGACCCCGCCGGCGCCTTCTCCGTCACCGCGTACGATGCCAACCACTGCCCTG GGGCAGTTATGTTCTTGTTTGAGGGTGAATTCGGTAGCATACTGCACACGGGCGACTGCCGACTTACACCAGATTGTGCTCAGAACTTGCCACTGAAATACATAGCAAAGAAAGGGAAAGAAAATGTTTGTCGGTTAGACTTCGTGTTCCTGGACTGCACATTTTCCAAATGCTTCCTCAAACTACCAAGCAAGGAGTTGGCAATCCAGCAG GTTATAGCTTGTATATGGAAGCATCCGGATGCACCTTTTGTATATCTTGCTTGTGACCTTCTTGGTCACGAAGAGATCCTAGTTGAGGTGTCCAGGACATTTGGATCGAAaatttatgttgacacgagaaggaATTCAGATTGTTTTAAAGCTCTGTCACTCACAGCCCCTGAGATCATCACTGATGATCCATCTTGTCGCTTTCAG ATAGTTGGATTCCACCATTTGTATGATAATGCAAGTAAAAAGCTTGAAGGGGCAAGGGCTAGTCTTCAGCCGGAGCCTTTATTTATCCGCCCCTCAACGCAGTGGTATGCCTGTGGTCGAAACCAGAAACCCAGCCTAACAGAAGCTCAGCAGGATGATTTTGGGATCTGGCATGTCTGTTTCTCCATTCACTCTTCCCGTGACGAGTTGGAGCAGGCGATGCAACTTCTTCAACCTCAATGGGTCATCTCAACAACTCCCCCATGCTTTGCCATGGAGCTGAGCTATGTGAAGAAACATTGTTTCAAGACTCGCTTGACAACTAATGATCCATTGTGGAAGATATTCAGGGATCCTCTTCAAAAGTCAGTAACCTCACCCTCGTCGGTGCTTGCTTCTTGCACGCAGCCAGATGAAGATCTCTCAACTTTTGTTGATGATGATCATCCAACTTCTGCCAGTGAAGAATGCACAGATTTTGATGTTAGCACACTTGAACTGCAATTTGTGCCATCCCCGCCGGTTGAAGAACCAGATATTACATTGTTTGGAAGAGCAAGATTTGGTTCTCAAGCGATTGACATAATGAAAGAAGAGTTGTGCCACCAGTACATTGCTGCAGCTGAACAAACCAGATTCTGTGCACCGGAAGATTTGCTTCATGATAGCAGCAAAAATGTTGAAACATATTCTGCTATGGATTTAATCACAAAGCAAGCCCCAGCTTCCCAACAAGATTGTGTGGAAGCTGGAGATGTGGCGCCCTCCTGTCAGTGTGCTGAAGCTGGAGATGTGGCTCCCTCCTGTCAGGGTAAAGCATCCCCAACCCTACCAGAAGCATTTGCAGTTCAACCTTTGCCTACTGTTCAACACAATATATCAGTAGTGCCTGATCAACCGGAAAAGTCTGACATTATAATAGAACCAATATCTATCAGCACTACGGAAAGTTCAAGTCTTCGCATGGTCAAAAATGCAGAAGTAACAGATTGTCAAACGGACCACCTGTGTGTCATTGGATCATCGAAATCTTTGCATGCGAGTCTGAAGAGGCTGTACAGATCGAGGAATGTCCCTGTCCCGCATCCTCTCCCGTCTCTTGTTGGACTTTTGGAATCCACTAAACGGGTCAAAAGACGACCTGGCTCTGATTATAGCTCGTTGAATTCACGGCACAGCCTACCTTGA
- the LOC123080146 gene encoding scarecrow-like protein 1 codes for MSFVGRVDPSTTYADNIYVHKFGAPNSNFAARRFGSDTQLFRYGPEPFNSEDYGHMGFPEAPSAAFQNSFYNQQASLTPCSDAEKDSPVFSNVSQQNSQSISDNQSSGLEVEFDDEIRLKLQELEHALLDDGDDILFEISQAGCISDEWADPMKDVLLATSPKESESSISCAGSNSGEARTPKQLLFDCATALAEYNVDEAQAIITDLRQMVSIQGDPSHRIAAYLVEGLAARIVASGTGIYKALTCKDPPTLYQLSAMQILFEICPCYRFGFMAANYAILEACKGEERMHIIDFDINQGSQYITLMQFMKDDANKPRHLRITGVDDHETVQRTVGGLKVIGQRLEKLAEDCGISFEFRAVGADIGDVTPAMLDCRPGEALVVNFAFQLHHLPDESVSIMNERDQLLRMVKGLQPKLVTLVEQDANTNTAPFQTRFREVYDYYSALFDSLDATLPRESPDRMNVERQCLAREIVNILACEGPDRVERYEVAGKWRARMTMAGFAPCPFSSNVIGGIRSLLSSYCDRYKFEEDHGGLHFGWGEKTLIVASAWQ; via the exons ATGTCTTTTGTCGGGCGAGTAGACCCGTCAACGACATACGCGGATAATATTTATGTGCATAAATTTGGCGCACCCAACTCAAACTTTGCTGCAAGAAGATTTGGCTCTGATACGCAGTTGTTCCGTTATGGCCCTGAACCATTCAATTCCGAGGACTATGGACATATGGGTTTCCCTGAAGCACCATCTGCTGCATTCCAGAACTCCTTCTACAATCAGCAGGCCTCACTAACGCCCTGCTCCGATGCGGAAAAAGACTCACCGGTGTTCTCCAATGTGTCTCAACAGAACTCCCAGTCTATATCAGATAATCAGAGTTCTGGACTTGAAGTAGAGTTCGATGATGAGATCAGGCTGAAGCTTCAAGAGCTGGAGCATGCTTTACTTGATGATGGAGATGACATCTTGTTCGAAATTTCCCAGGCGGGTTGCATCAGTGATGAATGGGCCGATCCCATGAAGGATGTCTTGCTTGCAACTTCTCCGAAAGAATCGGAATCAAGCATTAGTTGTGCAGGTAGCAACAGCGGAGAAGCACGGACCCCAAAGCAGTTGCTCTTTGACTGTGCCACGGCATTAGCTGAATATAACGTAGATGAAGCACAGGCAATCATAACGGACCTCCGGCAGATGGTCTCAATCCAAGGGGACCCTTCTCACAGGATTGCAGCTTATCTGGTGGAGGGCCTTGCTGCAAGAATAGTAGCTTCAGGGACGGGCATCTACAAGGCATTGACATGCAAGGACCCTCCAACCCTGTATCAGCTGTCAGCAATGCAAATCCTCTTTGAGATCTGCCCATGCTATCGATTTGGTTTCATGGCTGCTAATTATGCCATACTTGAAGCCTGCAAAGGCGAAGAAAGGATGCATATTATAGACTTTGACATCAATCAAGGCAGCCAGTATATTACACTGATGCAGTTTATGAAAGATGATGCAAACAAGCCACGCCATTTGAGAATAACTGGTGTGGATGATCACGAGACAGTACAGAGGACTGTTGGAGGTCTGAAGGTCATTGGGCAACGCCTGGAGAAGCTTGCGGAGGACTGCGGAATATCTTTTGAGTTCAGGGCAGTGGGTGCCGACATCGGGGATGTTACACCTGCAATGCTAGATTGCCGTCCCGGGGAAGCACTAGTTGTGAATTTTGCattccagctgcaccaccttcctGATGAAAGTGTTTCGATCATGAACGAACGGGATCAGCTCCTTCGTATGGTGAAGGGCCTTCAACCAAAGCTTGTGACCCTGGTTGAGCAGGATGCCAATACCAATACTGCTCCATTTCAGACAAG GTTCCGTGAGGTCTATGACTACTACTCCGCTCTTTTCGATTCACTGGACGCAACACTTCCAAGGGAAAGTCCGGACAGAATGAATGTGGAGAGGCAGTGCCTTGCTAGAGAAATTGTTAACATCTTGGCTTGCGAAGGCCCTGATCGCGTGGAGAG GTACGAAGTTGCTGGGAAATGGAGGGCGAGAATGACGATGGCTGGATTCGCACCGTGCCCATTTAGCAGCAACGTCATCGGAGGAATAAGATCGCTGCTGAGCTCGTACTGCGACAGGTACAAGTTCGAGGAGGACCATGGGGGACTTCACTTCGGCTGGGGAGAGAAAACGCTCATCGTCGCCTCCGCGTGGCAATAG